The genomic segment GCGCAATTTATTGCGGAATCCATTCAATCAGTAATAAATCAAACTTATAAAAATTGGGAACTGCTTATTGTTGATGATTGTTCTACGGATGATACTGATAATATTGTAGAGCCGTTTTTGACCGATGCACGCATAAAATATTTCAAAAATGAGAAGAACAGCGGCGCTGCATTGACCAGGAATCGCGCGATGCGTGAAGCGAAAGGCGAGTGGATAGCTTTTCTCGATTCAGATGATTTGTGGATGCCTGAGAAGTTGGAAAAACAGATAAGGTTCATGAATGAGCATAACTATACGTTATCTTTCACAGAGTACGAAAAGATTGATGA from the Ruminococcus champanellensis 18P13 = JCM 17042 genome contains:
- a CDS encoding glycosyltransferase family 2 protein, with the translated sequence MIDNLVSIIMPSWNTAQFIAESIQSVINQTYKNWELLIVDDCSTDDTDNIVEPFLTDARIKYFKNEKNSGAALTRNRAMREAKGEWIAFLDSDDLWMPEKLEKQIRFMNEHNYTLSFTEYEKIDEENRTLNIYVSGPDVVNKRKMYRYDYIGQLTMMYSARCFGLIQIKDIKKIMTMLYGFSSTKSRIPKPIF